The following proteins come from a genomic window of Fontisubflavum oceani:
- a CDS encoding GNAT family N-acetyltransferase encodes MRIFRVADADGMVGCHLVRQTVFMGEQGVTAAEEWDGLDDQCLHFLAEDEAGPAGTARVLPLTDGVAKIQRVAVLSSHRGTGLGMQLMQAVLEDLTAEGFKTAALDGQIYAIPFYERLGFAAEGPEFEDAGIMHRYMTRPL; translated from the coding sequence ATGAGGATCTTCCGAGTCGCGGATGCCGATGGGATGGTCGGGTGCCATTTGGTGCGCCAGACCGTTTTCATGGGAGAGCAGGGCGTGACCGCTGCCGAGGAATGGGACGGGCTGGACGATCAATGCCTGCATTTCTTGGCCGAAGATGAGGCCGGCCCGGCGGGGACCGCGCGGGTCTTGCCGCTGACCGATGGCGTGGCGAAGATACAGCGCGTGGCGGTTCTCTCGTCGCATCGCGGGACGGGTCTGGGCATGCAGCTGATGCAAGCGGTGCTGGAGGACCTGACTGCGGAGGGGTTCAAAACTGCCGCGTTGGATGGGCAGATCTATGCGATCCCGTTTTATGAGCGCCTTGGCTTCGCCGCCGAAGGGCCGGAATTTGAGGATGCGGGGATCATGCACCGTTATATGACCCGCCCGCTTTAA